A single region of the Sorghum bicolor cultivar BTx623 chromosome 9, Sorghum_bicolor_NCBIv3, whole genome shotgun sequence genome encodes:
- the LOC110430345 gene encoding serine/threonine-protein phosphatase 6 regulatory subunit 3-like isoform X2 has translation MFWRMTGLSAASPVDTILDKENFTLEELLDEDEIIQECKALNTRLINFLRDKAQVQQLLRYIVEEVPEESEKKQSFKFPFIACEIFTCEIDIILRTLVEDVELMDLLFSFVKPDHPHSTLLAGYFSKVVICLMLRKTASLMNYVQEHPNIVVQLVDLIGITSIMEVLMRLIGADETIYSNFADTLHWLENTDVLEMIVDKFSSSDSPEVHANAAEILSAVTRCAPPALAAKICSPSFVGRLFRHALEESRPKSVLVHSLSVCISLLDPKRLASASYQAFRSNLTHGTLVTASPETVDGMLESLCDLLKLLDITSSENVLPTTYGCLHPPLGKHRLKIVEFISVLLTIGSEVAEKELINQSVIKHCIDLFFLYPYNNFLHHHVENIIVSCLEVKRNQLTDHILNDCGLVVKVLAAEKSPSLPVDSNGPTLPSEGKQPPRIGNIGHITRIANKLIQLGNSNSMIQSHLQENSEWAVWQTDVLVKRNEVENVYHWACGRPTSLHDRGRDSDDDDFRDRDYDVAALANNLSQAFRYGIYSNDDIEEAQGSHERDDEDVYFDDESAEVVISSLRLGDDQDSSLFTNSNWFTFDGDRGINDRLAASVPSSSPNSEEISLNTEETDEVLTGETTGTESLLESASLENGPVEEAKELAEVANDSDATTVSEKILCTEEHSASHEPETSERPVDAQEGQTGGVAEATSTEGATNEPFSSSEPGNLPESGDTDCHTANSSEPNEIAHESGSPAEVDDEKKSEIATTNE, from the exons ATGTTCTGGCGCATGACCGGCCTCTCCGCGGCCTCGCCC GTGGATACAATTCTGGACAAGGagaactttacgttggaagagcTTCTTGACGAGGATGAAATCATCCAGGAGTGCAAAGCACTGAATACTCGACTCATAAATTT CTTGCGAGATAAGGCCCAAGTGCAGCAGTTGCTTCGTTACATTGTGGAAGAAGTTCCAGAGGAATCAGAGAAGAAACAGTCTTTCAA GTTTCCATTTATCGCTTGTGAGATTTTTACTTGTGAAATTGACATTATTTTGAGAACCTTGGTAGAGGATGTTGAG CTAATGGATTTACTTTTCTCATTTGTAAAACCTGACCATCCGCATAGTACCTTGTTAGCTGGTTACTTCAGTAAG GTGGTTATCTGTTTGATGCTACGGAAGACTGCTTCTCTTATGAATTATGTTCAG GAGCATCCAAATATTGTTGTCCAGCTTGTCGACCTCATTGGTATCACATCAATAATGGAG GTGTTGATGAGATTGATTGGTGCTGATGAAACCATATACTCGAATTTCGCGGATACGTTGCATTGGTTAGAGAATACAGATGTACTGGAAATGATTGTGGATAAATTTAGCTCATCA gactctcctgaAGTGCATGCAAATGCTGCTGAAATCCTTTCTGCCGTAACTCGATGCGCTCCTCCTGCTCTTGCTGCGAAAATATGCAGCCCAAG ttttgttggtaggttGTTTCGTCACGCTCTTGAGGAGTCAAGACCAAAATCTGTTCTGGTTCATTCATTGTCAGTGTGTATATCTTTGTTGGACCCCAAAAGACTAGCATCAGCCTCATACCAAGCATTTAGAAGCAACTTAACTCACGGGACGCTGGTCACAGCCAGTCCAGAAACAGTTGATGGTATGCTGGAGAGTTTAT GTGACTTGTTGAAGTTACTGGACATTACTTCTTCTGAAAATGTTTTGCCTACAACTTATGGATGTTTGCATCCACCTCTTGGAAAACACCGTTTGAAG attgtagagttcatctctGTTTTGCTAACAATTGGTAGCGAAGTTGCTGAGAAGGAGCTAATAAACCAATCAGTGATAAAGCATTGCATTGATTTATTTTTTCT GTACCCTTATAATAACTTTTTGCATCATCATGTTGAGAACATTATTGTTTCTTGCCTTGAGGTTAAAAGAAATCAATTGACTGACCATATCCTTAATGACTGTGGCCTTGTCGTTAAAGTCCTTGCTGCTGAAAAAAGTCCATCTCTGCCAGTGGATTCTAATGGG CCAACGTTACCGTCAGAAGGGAAACAACCTCCAAGAATTGGGAATATTGGACACATAACTCGAATAGCGAATAAGCTCATTCAATTGGGAAATAGTAACAGCATGATCCAGAGTCACTTGCAG GAGAACAGCGAGTGGGCTGTATGGCAAACAGATGTCCTGGTCAAACGCAATGAGGTGGAGAACGTTTACCATTGGGCATGTGG CCGTCCAACTTCTCTACATGATCGTGGGAGGGatagcgacgacgacgacttccGAGACAGAGACTATGATGTGGCAGCACTTGCTAATAATCTGAGCCAGGCATTTCGATATGGGATATACAGCAATGATGACATTGAAGAG GCACAAGGATCCCACGAACGAGATGATGAG GATGTCTACTTTGATGACGAGTCGGCTGAAGTAGTAATATCTTCATTGCGTTTGGGGGATGATCAGGACAG TTCCCTCTTCACGAATTCAAACTGGTTTACGTTTGATGGAGATAGAGGAATCAATGATCGCCTAGCTGCCTCTGTTCCTTCATCATCCCCCAATTCTGAAGAGATTTCCTTGAACACGGAGGAAACTGATGAAGTGCTAACTGGTGAAACCACTGGCACTGAGTCACTGCTGGAAAGTGCATCCCTTGAAAATGGTCCTGTTGAGGAGGCCAAGGAGCTAGCAGAAGTTGCTAACGACAGTGATGCTACCACGGTTAGTGAGAAAATTTTGTGTACAGAAGAGCATAGCGCCTCCCATGAGCCTGAAACCTCTGAGCGGCCTGTGGATGCTCAAGAGGGCCAGACTGGAGGTGTGGCTGAAGCAACGAGCACAGAGGGAGCAACGAATGAACCTTTCAGCTCTTCTGAGCCTGGCAACTTGCCAGAATCTGGTGACACCGATTGTCACACTGCCAACTCATCTGAGCCTAATGAGATTGCCCATGAATCAGGATCACCTGCGGAGGTTGATGATGAAAAGAAATCTGAGATTGCCACAACAAATGAATGA
- the LOC110430345 gene encoding serine/threonine-protein phosphatase 6 regulatory subunit 3-like isoform X1, whose protein sequence is MFWRMTGLSAASPVDTILDKENFTLEELLDEDEIIQECKALNTRLINFLRDKAQVQQLLRYIVEEVPEESEKKQSFKFPFIACEIFTCEIDIILRTLVEDVELMDLLFSFVKPDHPHSTLLAGYFSKVVICLMLRKTASLMNYVQEHPNIVVQLVDLIGITSIMEVLMRLIGADETIYSNFADTLHWLENTDVLEMIVDKFSSSDSPEVHANAAEILSAVTRCAPPALAAKICSPSFVGRLFRHALEESRPKSVLVHSLSVCISLLDPKRLASASYQAFRSNLTHGTLVTASPETVDGMLESLCDLLKLLDITSSENVLPTTYGCLHPPLGKHRLKIVEFISVLLTIGSEVAEKELINQSVIKHCIDLFFLYPYNNFLHHHVENIIVSCLEVKRNQLTDHILNDCGLVVKVLAAEKSPSLPVDSNGPTLPSEGKQPPRIGNIGHITRIANKLIQLGNSNSMIQSHLQENSEWAVWQTDVLVKRNEVENVYHWACGRPTSLHDRGRDSDDDDFRDRDYDVAALANNLSQAFRYGIYSNDDIEEAQGSHERDDEDVYFDDESAEVVISSLRLGDDQDSSSLFTNSNWFTFDGDRGINDRLAASVPSSSPNSEEISLNTEETDEVLTGETTGTESLLESASLENGPVEEAKELAEVANDSDATTVSEKILCTEEHSASHEPETSERPVDAQEGQTGGVAEATSTEGATNEPFSSSEPGNLPESGDTDCHTANSSEPNEIAHESGSPAEVDDEKKSEIATTNE, encoded by the exons ATGTTCTGGCGCATGACCGGCCTCTCCGCGGCCTCGCCC GTGGATACAATTCTGGACAAGGagaactttacgttggaagagcTTCTTGACGAGGATGAAATCATCCAGGAGTGCAAAGCACTGAATACTCGACTCATAAATTT CTTGCGAGATAAGGCCCAAGTGCAGCAGTTGCTTCGTTACATTGTGGAAGAAGTTCCAGAGGAATCAGAGAAGAAACAGTCTTTCAA GTTTCCATTTATCGCTTGTGAGATTTTTACTTGTGAAATTGACATTATTTTGAGAACCTTGGTAGAGGATGTTGAG CTAATGGATTTACTTTTCTCATTTGTAAAACCTGACCATCCGCATAGTACCTTGTTAGCTGGTTACTTCAGTAAG GTGGTTATCTGTTTGATGCTACGGAAGACTGCTTCTCTTATGAATTATGTTCAG GAGCATCCAAATATTGTTGTCCAGCTTGTCGACCTCATTGGTATCACATCAATAATGGAG GTGTTGATGAGATTGATTGGTGCTGATGAAACCATATACTCGAATTTCGCGGATACGTTGCATTGGTTAGAGAATACAGATGTACTGGAAATGATTGTGGATAAATTTAGCTCATCA gactctcctgaAGTGCATGCAAATGCTGCTGAAATCCTTTCTGCCGTAACTCGATGCGCTCCTCCTGCTCTTGCTGCGAAAATATGCAGCCCAAG ttttgttggtaggttGTTTCGTCACGCTCTTGAGGAGTCAAGACCAAAATCTGTTCTGGTTCATTCATTGTCAGTGTGTATATCTTTGTTGGACCCCAAAAGACTAGCATCAGCCTCATACCAAGCATTTAGAAGCAACTTAACTCACGGGACGCTGGTCACAGCCAGTCCAGAAACAGTTGATGGTATGCTGGAGAGTTTAT GTGACTTGTTGAAGTTACTGGACATTACTTCTTCTGAAAATGTTTTGCCTACAACTTATGGATGTTTGCATCCACCTCTTGGAAAACACCGTTTGAAG attgtagagttcatctctGTTTTGCTAACAATTGGTAGCGAAGTTGCTGAGAAGGAGCTAATAAACCAATCAGTGATAAAGCATTGCATTGATTTATTTTTTCT GTACCCTTATAATAACTTTTTGCATCATCATGTTGAGAACATTATTGTTTCTTGCCTTGAGGTTAAAAGAAATCAATTGACTGACCATATCCTTAATGACTGTGGCCTTGTCGTTAAAGTCCTTGCTGCTGAAAAAAGTCCATCTCTGCCAGTGGATTCTAATGGG CCAACGTTACCGTCAGAAGGGAAACAACCTCCAAGAATTGGGAATATTGGACACATAACTCGAATAGCGAATAAGCTCATTCAATTGGGAAATAGTAACAGCATGATCCAGAGTCACTTGCAG GAGAACAGCGAGTGGGCTGTATGGCAAACAGATGTCCTGGTCAAACGCAATGAGGTGGAGAACGTTTACCATTGGGCATGTGG CCGTCCAACTTCTCTACATGATCGTGGGAGGGatagcgacgacgacgacttccGAGACAGAGACTATGATGTGGCAGCACTTGCTAATAATCTGAGCCAGGCATTTCGATATGGGATATACAGCAATGATGACATTGAAGAG GCACAAGGATCCCACGAACGAGATGATGAG GATGTCTACTTTGATGACGAGTCGGCTGAAGTAGTAATATCTTCATTGCGTTTGGGGGATGATCAGGACAG CAGTTCCCTCTTCACGAATTCAAACTGGTTTACGTTTGATGGAGATAGAGGAATCAATGATCGCCTAGCTGCCTCTGTTCCTTCATCATCCCCCAATTCTGAAGAGATTTCCTTGAACACGGAGGAAACTGATGAAGTGCTAACTGGTGAAACCACTGGCACTGAGTCACTGCTGGAAAGTGCATCCCTTGAAAATGGTCCTGTTGAGGAGGCCAAGGAGCTAGCAGAAGTTGCTAACGACAGTGATGCTACCACGGTTAGTGAGAAAATTTTGTGTACAGAAGAGCATAGCGCCTCCCATGAGCCTGAAACCTCTGAGCGGCCTGTGGATGCTCAAGAGGGCCAGACTGGAGGTGTGGCTGAAGCAACGAGCACAGAGGGAGCAACGAATGAACCTTTCAGCTCTTCTGAGCCTGGCAACTTGCCAGAATCTGGTGACACCGATTGTCACACTGCCAACTCATCTGAGCCTAATGAGATTGCCCATGAATCAGGATCACCTGCGGAGGTTGATGATGAAAAGAAATCTGAGATTGCCACAACAAATGAATGA
- the LOC8066564 gene encoding eukaryotic translation initiation factor 5B — MGRKKNVAIDDDEYSFPQDDAADPAPPAAADKEKPKKGGKKGKKGGKAAAPDDDDYEPPPPPPPAAGEDDDDEPVNLVFTGKKKKKKGAAPAASFSAFSALGEEDEDQDEVDPVPAAAAKPEPSNDPAEDDDEPDYDFSKSKKKKKKKDKGPRSAPAKDEDDEPAPPPPPVAEEEDEEPSVTAAAAAKKQQKKKKKKGAFMMDGENVDEILAGMEEDPQLVDEPEREEVKAQDPVAAPDADDAAGKKSKKKKKKGGFTMDVDGEDIDQILAGIEGRPPPAEEPEPEDTNDDGTVAAAAPVEDAEGKKSKKKKKKSGRTAKEEEELEKVLAELDLVPPAAEGKPAQVPQSAALAKEDVGAAEDGNVEDKAEEGGEVESAAAKKKKKKKEKEKEKKAAAKGAEAKKEEEKEKEAPKGKVDMKKLPKHVREMQEALARRKEAEERQKREEEERLRKEEEERLRREEEERKAEEAKRRKKEREKEKLLKKKQEGKLLTGKQKEEAKRLEAMRRQFLEQSELQKAEGAAPETKKRPIYDSKKKKAQPKTTEIAKVVEEQQEELNEVNNDEEEYVLVDQESQSQVEESEEKTEPDQETEEPKPEEEEEEDEDEWDAKSWDDIDVNLPKTNAFDEEEAKPVVKKTEPVQKQENTKAQPVMPAVKKLVPPVADSKKSETDGGGANNGNIKRNKKKGPVKEDNSKNGSDLRSPICCILGHVDTGKTKLLDCIRRTNVQEGEAGGITQQIGATYFPTENIRERTRELKADATLKVPGLLVIDTPGHESFSNLRSRGSSLCDIAILVVDIMHGLEPQTIESLNLLKSRDAVFIVALNKVDRLYGWKKCPNAPIVKALKQQNEDVKREFNMRLTDIVTQFKMQGVNTALYYKNKEMEDTFNIVPTSAVSGEGIPDLLLLLVQWAQKTMEEKLTFVDEVQCTVLEVKVVEGHGTTIDVVLVNGILHEGDQIVVCGMQGPIVTTVRALLTPHPMRELRVKGTYLHHKEIRAAQGVKISAQGLEHAIAGTALYVLGPDDDLDKLKEAVMEEMTRVRSRIDRSGEGVYVQASTLGSLEALTEFLKSPAVNIPFCDFSIGPVHKKDVMKASVMLERKKEYATILAFDVKVMPDARELAEESGVRIFVADIIYHLFDQFTAYIKNLKEEKKKESAEEAVFPCVLKIMPNCVFNKKDPIVLGVDVLEGIAKVGTPLCIPTKEYIDIGKIASIEINHKQVDMATKGQKVAIKIIANNSDEQQRSFGRHFDMEDELVSRISRRSIDILKQNYREDLSIEDWKLVVKLKAILKIQ, encoded by the exons ATGGGGCGCAAGAAGAACGTCgccatcgacgacgacgagtaCTCCTTCCCGCAGGACGACGCGGCCGACCCAgccccgcccgccgccgccgacaaGGAGAAGCCCAAGAAGGGCggcaagaagggcaagaagggGGGCAAGGCCGCCGCGCCTGACGACGACGACTACGAgccccctccgccgccgccgcccgccgccggcgaggacgacgacgacgagcccgTCAACCTCGTCTTCAccggcaagaagaagaagaagaagggcgcCGCCCCCGCCGCCTCCTTCAGCGCCTTCAGCGCCCTcggcgaggaggacgaggaccaggatgAGGTGGACCCCGTCCCGGCTGCCGCGGCCAAGCCGGAGCCCAGCAACGATCCagccgaggacgacgacgaacCCGATTACGACTTCAGCAAGtctaagaagaagaaaaagaagaaggacaagggaCCTCGCTCGGCACCTGCCAAAGACGAGGATGACGAGCCTGCTCCACCACCCCCACCtgtggctgaggaggaggatgaggagcccTCAGTGACTGCCGCAGCAGCTGCAAAGAAGcagcagaagaagaaaaagaagaagggtgCGTTTATGATGGATGGTGAGAACGTCGATGAGATCCTTGCGGGGATGGAGGAGGATCCTCAGCTCGTGGATGAGCCTGAGCGAGAGGAGGTGAAAGCTCAGGATCCTGTGGCTGCCCCTGATGCGGATGATGCCGCGGGGAAGAAatcaaagaagaagaaaaagaagggaGGGTTTACGATGGATGTGGATGGTGAGGACATCGACCAGATCCTTGCGGGGATAGAGGGTCGCCCACCTCCTGCAGAGGAGCCTGAGCCTGAGGACACCAATGATGATGGAACTgtggctgctgctgcccctGTGGAAGATGCTGAAGGGAAGAAatcgaagaagaaaaagaagaaaagcgGAAGGACAGCAAAGGAAGAAGAGGAGTTGGAGAAggttcttgctgagcttgattTAGTCCCTCCTGCTGCAGAGGGCAAGCCAGCGCAGGTACCACAATCTGCTGCATTGGCCAAGGAGGACGTTGGAGCTGCAGAGGATGGTAATGTGGAGGACAAAGCTGAGGAAGGAGGAGAGGTGGAATCTGCTgctgccaagaagaagaagaaaaagaaagaaaaggagaagGAGAAAAAGGCTGCAGCAAAGGGAGCGGAGGctaagaaggaggaggagaaggagaaagAGGCACCTAAAGGGAAGGTTGACATGAAGAAGCTCCCTAAACATGTTCGTGAGATGCAGGAGGCACTTGCCAGGAGGAAGGAAGCTGAGGAGAGACAGAAgagagaggaagaggagagattgcggaaggaggaggaagagcgGCTGCGacgcgaggaggaggagaggaaagCAGAAGAAGcaaagaggaggaagaaggagagggaaaaGGAGAAGCTGCTCAAGAAGAAACAGGAGGGTAAGCTTTTGACTGGGAAGCAGAAGGAGGAAGCGAAGAGGTTAGAAGCCATGAGGAGACAGTTCCTTGAGCAGAGTGAACTCCAAAAGGCTGAGGGTGCTGCCCCTGAGACCAAGAAGAGGCCAATATACGATTCTAAGAAAAAGAAAGCTCAACCAAAAACCACAGAGATTGCAAAGGTAGTTGAAGAACAACAGGAAGAACTCAATGAAGTTAATAATGATGAGGAAGAATATGTGCTTGTGGATCAGGAATCACAATCTCAGGTTGAGGAATCCGAGGAGAAAACTGAACCTGACCAGGAGACTGAAGAGCCAAAGccagaagaagaggaagaggaagatgaggatgagtggGATGCAAAGAGCTGGGATGATATTGATGTCAACTTGCCTAAGACAAACGCTTTTGATGAGGAAGAGGCAAAGCCTGTTGTCAAGAAGACTGAGCCTGTTCAGAAGCAGGAAAATACTAAAGCTCAACCTGTGATGCCTGCTGTCAAAAAGCTTGTCCCTCCTGTTGCAGACTCTAAAAAGAGTGAAACTGATGGTGGTGGTGCCAATAATGGAAATATTAAGAGGAACAAAAAGAAAGGACCTGTCAAAGAGGATAACTCTAAGAATGGTAGTGACCTCAGATCACCAATCTGCTGCATCCTTGGTCATGTCGATACTGGCAAGACAAAGCTTCTAGATTGTATTAGACGCACTAATGTGCAAGAAGGCGAAGCTGGGGGTATTACCCAACAGATTGGAGCAACATACTTCCCTACTGAAAACATTAGAGAGAGAACTAGGGAGTTGAAAGCTGATGCTACACTCAAGGTTCCAGGCCTGCTTGTTATTGACACCCCTGGGCACGAGTCCTTCAGTAATCTGCGTTCTAGAGGTTCAAGTTTGTGTGATATTGCCATTTTGGTTGTTGACATCATGCATGGGCTTGAACCTCAGACAATTGAATCCCTGAATCTTTTGAAGAGTCGAGATGCAGTGTTCATTGTTGCTTTGAATAAG GTTGATCGTCTTTATGGTTGGAAGAAATGTCCAAATGCTCCTATTGTGAAGGCTTTAAAACAACAAAATGAAGATGTTAAGAGGGAGTTCAATATGAGACTTACAGAT ATTGTTACACAATTCAAGATGCAAGGAGTGAATACTGCTTTGTACTACAAGAACAAGGAGATGGAAGATACCTTTAACATAGTGCCTACGAGTGCTGTAAG TGGTGAAGGCATTCCTGATTTGCTTCTATTGTTGGTTCAATGGGCACAGAAGACAATGGAAGAAAAACTTACTTTTGTTGATGAAGTCCAG TGTACTGTACTGGAAGTCAAGGTCGTTGAAGGTCATGGTACTACAATTGATGTTGTTTTGGTCAATGGTATACTGCATGAAGGAGATCAAATAGTTGTTTGTGGCATGCAG GGACCCATTGTGACAACTGTCAGGGCTTTGTTAACTCCACACCCAATGAGAGAGCTTCGAGTTAAG GGTACCTACCTACATCATAAGGAGATCAGAGCTGCACAAGGTGTCAAAATATCTGCTCAG GGTCTCGAACATGCAATTGCAGGGACAGCTCTTTACGTGTTAGGACCTGATGATGATTTAGACAAACTGAAGGAAGCTGTTATGGAAGAGATGACTAGGGTTAGGAGCCGGATTGATAGGAGTGGTGAGGGTGTCTATGTACAGGCATCTACCCTTGGGTCTTTGGAAGCTCTCACTGAGTTCTTGAAGAGCCCTGCGGTGAATATTCCCTTCTGTGATTTCAGTATAGGGCCAGTGCACAAGAAGGATGTTATGAAGGCTAGTGTTATGCTTGAGAGAAAGAAAGaatatgcaactatcttggccTTTGATGTCAAAGTGATGCCTGATGCCCGCGAGCTTGCAGAAGAGTCCGGTGTGAGGATCTTTGTGGCTGACATAATATACCACCTGTTTGACCAATTTACAGCATACATTAAGAACCTCaaggaagagaagaagaaggaaagcGCTGAAGAAGCCGTGTTCCCTTGTGTTCTTAAGATTATGCCAAACTGTGTCTTCAACAAGAAGGATCCAATCGTTTTGGGTGTCGATGTCCTTGAAGGAATAGCTAAG GTGGGAACTCCTCTCTGCATACCCACTAAagaatatattgatattgggAAGATtgcctcaattgaaatcaatcACAAGCAAGTTGATATGGCGACAAAAGGACAAAAGGTCGCTATTAAG ATTATCGCAAACAATTCTGACGAGCAGCAGAGGAGCTTCGGCAGACACTTTGATATGGAAGATGAACTGGTCAGCCGGATATCAAGACGGTCTATTGATATTTTGAAACAAAACTACAGG GAGGATTTGTCTATTGAAGACTGGAAACTTGTTGTAAAGTTGAAAGCAATATTGAAGATACAATGA
- the LOC8065319 gene encoding probable protein phosphatase 2C 53 → MDDLTAGGLELFAAVADFIDDSAPPAAAMPPQQPEPDSAPGSPCSVASDCSSVATADFEGFADLGSALVLDDLVASASTSLPASGPRASAAAAPARSVFALDCVPRWGLESVCGRRPEMEDAARVLPTFFHVPLWMLAGDAPVDGLDRASFRLPTHFFGVYDGHGGLQVANYCRERIHKVLAEELTKAQEAASDADLSALDPNNTHKHWEKAFVDCFSRVDAEVGGNAATQGKPVAPDTVGSTAVAALVCSSHVIVANCGDSRAVLCRGKQPLTLSVDHKPNREDEYARIEAQGGKVINWNGYRVLGVLAMSRSIGDRYLKPYVIPVPEVTIVARAKDDECLIIASDGLWDVMSNEEVCDAARKRILLWHKKNADASSSAQRSGDSADEAAQAAAEYLSKLALQKGSKDNITVIVVDLKSHRKFKSRT, encoded by the exons ATGGACGACCTCACCGCGGGGGGCCTCGAGCTCTTCGCCGCAGTCGCTGACTTCATAGACGACTCCGCTCCTCCAGCCGCCGCGATGCCGCCGCAGCAGCCGGAGCCCGACTCCGCGCCCGGGAGCCCCTGCTCCGTCGCCAGCGACTGCAGCAGCGTCGCCACCGCCGACTTCGAGGGATTCGCCGACCTCGGCTCCGCTCTCGTGctcgacgacctcgtcgcctcCGCCTCCACCTCTCTCCCCGCCTCCGGGCCCAGGGCCTCCGCAGCTGCAGCTCCCGCTAGGAGCGTCTTCGCGCTCGACTGCGTGCCGCGTTGGGGGCTCGAGTCCGTGTGCGGCCGACGACCCGAGATGGAGGACGCCGCCCGCGTGCTGCCAACCTTCTTCCACGTCCCGCTCTGGATGCTCGCCGGCGACGCGCCCGTCGACGGCCTCGACCGGGCCTCCTTCCGCCTTCCCACGCACTTTTTCGGCGTCTACGACGGCCACGGCGGCCTTCAG GTCGCCAACTACTGCCGGGAGAGAATCCACAAGGTACTGGCGGAGGAGCTCACCAAGGCACAGGAGGCCGCGTCCGACGCTGACTTGAGTGCTCTTGACCCTAATAATACTCACAAGCACTGGGAGAAGGCCTTTGTGGACTGCTTCAGCCGTGTTGATGCAGAGGTGGGAGGAAACGCGGCCACCCAAGGCAAGCCTGTGGCTCCAGACACCGTGGGGTCAACAGCGGTGGCTGCGCTTGTCTGCTCATCGCATGTCATCGTTGCCAATTGCGGCGACTCGCGAGCAGTGCTCTGCCGGGGCAAGCAGCCCCTGACGCTGTCCGTGGACCATAAA CCAAACAGGGAAGATGAGTATGCGAGGATTGAGGCCCAAGGGGGCAAGGTCATCAATTGGAATGGCTATCGAGTTCTCGGTGTTCTTGCCATGTCCCGGTCAATTG GGGACAGATACCTGAAGCCATATGTAATCCCAGTCCCTGAGGTCACAATCGTTGCCCGTGCTAAAGATGACGAGTGCCTAATTATTGCAAGCGATGGCCTTTGGGATGTAATGTCAAATGAGGAGGTATGTGATGCTGCCCGCAAGCGCATACTGCTTTGGCACAAGAAGAATGCAGACGCCTCATCATCAGCCCAAAGAAGCGGTGATTCAGCAGATGAAGCAGCTCAAGCAGCTGCTGAATATTTGTCAAAGCTGGCTCTCCAGAAGGGGAGCAAAGACAACATAACCGTCATTGTAGTCGACCTCAAGTCACATAGAAAGTTCAAGAGCAGAACATAG